A window of the Triticum aestivum cultivar Chinese Spring unplaced genomic scaffold, IWGSC CS RefSeq v2.1 scaffold16975, whole genome shotgun sequence genome harbors these coding sequences:
- the LOC123174242 gene encoding receptor-like protein kinase HSL1 (The sequence of the model RefSeq protein was modified relative to this genomic sequence to represent the inferred CDS: added 25 bases not found in genome assembly), producing the protein MAAFLPLLLLAVAANAVAPSLGLNQDGLYLLDAKRALAASASALADWNPRDATPCGWTGVLCVDGAVTEVSLPNANLNGSFPAALCRLPRLQSLNLRENYIGPDIAAKAVAGCKALVRLDLYMNTLVGPLPDALADLPDLVYLSLEANNFSGPIPESFGTFKKLQSLSLVNNLLGGKVPAFLGRVSTLRELNMSYNPFAPGPVPAELGDLPALRVLWLAGCNLVGSIPASLGRLANLTDLDLSLNALTGPIPPQIAVLTSAVQIELYNNSLSGPIPKGFGKLAELRSIDISMNRLGGAIPDDLFKAPKLESLHLYLNSLTGPVPESAAKASSLVELRLFSNRLNGTLPADLGKNTPLVCLDLSDNSISGEIPRGICDRGELEELLMLNNALTGRIPEGLGRCHRLRRVRLSKNRLDGDVPGAVWGLPHMALLELNDNQLSGEISPVIAGAANLSKLVISNNRLTGSIPSEIGSVAKLYELSADGNMLSGPLPSSLGSLAELGRLVLHNNSLSGQLLRGIRSWKQLSELNLADNGFTGAIPPELGDLPVLNYLDLSGNRLTGQVPAQLENLKLNQFNVSNNQLSGQLPPQYATEAYRSSFLGNPGLCGDIAGLCSASQGSSGNHSAIIWMMRSIFIFAAVVLVAGVAWFYWRYRSFNKAKLKAERSKWTLTSFHKVSFSEHDILDCVDEDNVIGSGASGKVYKAVLGNGEVVAVKKLWGGAAKKDVENAGEGSAADNSFDAEVRTLGKIRHKNIVKLLCCCTHNDSKMLVYEYMPNGSLGDVLHSSKAGLLDWPTRYKIALDAAEGLSYLHQDCVPAIVHRDVKSNNILLDAEFSACVADFGVAKVVEMAVRAPKSMSVIAGSCGYIAPEYAYTLRVNEKSDIYSFGVVLLELVTGKPPVDPEFGEKDLVKWVCSTIDQKGVEHVLDSRLDMAFKEEISRVLNIGLICASSLPINRPAMRRVVKMLQEVRADARPKLDKDGKLSPYYYDDTSDQGSSV; encoded by the exons TGCTCGCCGTCGCGGCCAATGCCGTGGCGCCGTCGCTCGGCCTCAACCAGGACGGCCTCTACCTGCTCGACGCCAAGCGCGCgctcgccgcctccgcctccgcgctCGCGGACTGGAACCCCCGCGACGCCACGCCCTGCGGCTGGACGGGCGTCCTCTGCGTCGACGGCGCCGTCACGGAGGTCTCGCTCCCCAACGCCAACCTCAACGGCTCCTTCCCCGCCGCGCTctgccgcctcccgcgcctccagtCCCTCAACCTCAGGGAGAACTACATCGGCCCCGACATCGCCGCCAAGGCTGTCGCCGGGTGCAAGGCGCTGGTGCGCCTCGACCTGTACATGAACACGCTCGTCGGGCCACTCCCCGACGCGCTGGCCGACCTCCCGGACCTCGTCTACCTCAGCCTCGAGGCCAACAACTTCTCCGGGCCCATCCCGGAGTCCTTCGGCACCTTCAAGAAGCTCCAGTCGCTCTCGCTCGTCAACAACCTGCTCGGCGGCAAGGTCCCGGCGTTCCTCGGCCGCGTCTCCACGCTCCGGGAGCTCAACATGTCCTACAACCCGTTCGCTCCGGGCCCAGTGCCGGCCGAGCTCGGCGACCTCCCCGCGCTGCGCGTGCTCTGGCTCGCCGGCTGCAACCTCGTCGGCTCCATCCCGGCGTCTCTCGGCCGGCTCGCCAACCTCACCGACCTCGACCTGTCGCTGAACGCGCTCACCGGCCCGATACCACCGCAGATTGCCGTTCTGACAAGCGCCGTTCAGATCGAGCTGTACAACAACTCGCTCTCCGGCCCAATCCCGAAGGGATTCGGCAAGCTCGCGGAGCTCAGGAGCATAGACATCTCCATGAACCGCCTCGGCGGCGCCATCCCGGATGACCTGTTCAAGGCGCCAAAGCTGGAGAGCCTGCACCTGTACTTGAACTCGCTCACAGGGCCCGTGCCGGAGTCCGCGGCGAAGGCGTCCTCGCTCGTTGAGTTGCGCCTGTTCTCGAACCGGCTGAACGGCACGCTGCCGGCCGACCTCGGCAAGAACACGCCGCTGGTGTGCCTGGACCTGTCCGACAActccatctccggcgagatcccaAGGGGCATATGCGACCGCGGCGAGCTGGAGGAGCTGTTGATGCTCAATAATGCGCTCACTGGGCGCATCCCCGAGGGGCTCGGGCGGTGCCATAGGCTGCGACGGGTCCGGCTGTCCAAGAACAGGCTCGACGGCGACGTGCCCGGCGCGGTCTGGGGCCTGCCGCACATGGCGCTTCTCGagctcaacgacaaccagctcagcGGGGAGATCTCCCCGGTCATCGCCGGCGCGGCCAACCTGTCCAAGCTGGTTATCTCCAACAACCGGCTGACCGGGAGCATCCCCTCGGAAATTGGATCCGTCGCCAAGCTGTACGAGCTATCGGCAGACGGCAACATGCTCTCTGGACCTCTTCCCTCCTCTCTTGGCAGCCTAGCAGAACTCGGCCGGCTCGTCCTCCACAACAACTCGCTATCTGGTCAGTTGCTCCGGGGAATCCGTTCTTGGAAGCAGCTTAGCGAGCTCAACCTCGCCGACAATGGCTTCACCGGAGCCATACCACCGGAGCTGGGTGACTTGCCGGTGCTCAACTACCTTGACCTCTCCGGCAACCGTCTCACCGGCCAAGTACCAGCTCAACTGGAGAACCTGAAGCTGAACCAGTTCAACGTCTCCAACAACCAGCTCAGTGGCCAGCTTCCACCCCAGTATGCAACGGAAGCATACCGCAGCAGCTTCTTGGGCAATCCGGGGCTGTGCGGAGACATTGCCGGTCTGTGCTCTGCCTCGCAAGGAAGTTCAGGGAACCACTCTGCCATTATCTGGATGATGCGCTCGATATTCATATTCGCGGCTGTCGTCTTGGTCGCCGGCGTGGCATGGTTCTACTGGAGGTACCGGAGCTTCAACAAAGCGAAACTGAAGGCCGAGCGCTCGAAATGGACACTGACATCCTTCCACAAGGTGTCGTTCAGCGAGCATGATATCCTGGACTGCGTTGATGAGGACAATGTCATCGGCAGCGGTGCATCTGGGAAGGTGTACAAGGCGGTGCTCGGCAACGGCGAGGTGGTCGCCGTCAAGAAGCTGTGGGGCGGCGCGGCGAAGAAGGACGTCGAGAACGCCGGCGAGGGGTCGGCGGCCGACAACAGCTTCGACGCCGAGGTGAGGACGCTTGGCAAGATCCGGCACAAGAACATCGTCAAGCTCCTGTGCTGCTGCACGCACAATGACTCCAAGATGCTGGTGTACGAGTACATGCCCAACGGCAGCCTCGGGGACGTGCTGCACAGCAGCAAGGCCGGTCTGCTGGACTGGCCGACGCGGTACAAGATTGCGCTGGACGCAGCCGAGGGGCTGTCCTACCTGCACCAGGACTGCGTGCCGGCGATCGTCCACAGGGATGTCAAGTCCAACAACATCCTCTTGGATGCAGAGTTCAGCGCTTGCGTCGCGGATTTCGGTGTCGCCAAGGTGGTGGAGATGGCTGTCCGGGCGCCCAAGTCCATGTCGGTGATCGCTGGCTCCTGCGGTTACATTGCTCCTG AGTACGCGTACACGCTCCGTGTCAACGAGAAGAGCGACATATACAGCTTCGgcgtggtgctcctggagctgGTGACCGGGAAGCCGCCGGTCGACCCAGAGTTCGGCGAGAAGGACCTGGTGAAGTGGGTGTGCAGCACCATTGATCAGAAAGGGGTAGAGCACGTCCTGGACAGCAGGCTCGACATGGCCTTCAAGGAGGAGATCAGCAGGGTCCTGAACATCGGCCTCATCTGCGCGAGCTCGCTGCCGATCAATCGCCCGGCGATGCGGAGGGTGGTGAAGATGCTGCAGGAGGTGCGCGCCGACGCGAGGCCGAAGCTGGACAAGGACGGCAAGCTGTCGCCGTACTACTACGACGACACCTCTGATCAAGGCAGCAGTGTCTAG